The genomic DNA AAAAAACGCTCACTCATGTCATTCATCGCTGTCATTGTCCCTGATGTTTTAAGAGGAAGACATATAAAAGCACTGAGCTTTCAGATCATTTGACACCTCAATGTCAAAATCTGAATATCATTTGTGTATTAATGAAGCTAtgagtgagactgtgttgtacgAGCACCAGAGAGGATGATTACATGAAACACAGCAGCTCCTGGCAGCACTGCGGTGGGATATGAGAAAAAGAGTTTTGGGGCTTACCGACTACTTTGGGCAGTTTCTGTCGCCTCAGTGGAATACGGGGAAGTTTTGTGCTGATTCGGCTGAATCGTCCACACAGGATCCGCTTGGCTTTTTTGCTGTTGGTATAGAGTTGTCTCGGTTAGGGTTGAGAAGGGATGACGCCATGGAAATCCAAATGAATCATTCAAAAAGAGGCATATTAAACCTGGCCCCGTGCCTCTTTTGAGGGCTCGGGGGCCGCTCACATTGCTGCACACGCTGTAATGtcaatatataaaaaagtacttaaaatactatttaaatgcatttattcatttaacaaCCTGGTAcctgcgagagagagagagagtagaaagaaaaacattttcctcTATTTTCATAACCAGGGCAAGCCTCCTATACTAGGAGCCCCCCGTCACGGACCGTTAGAGGTGAAGACACCTATCTGTCACTCACTTGTGGTCGTCTTTGTGTCGacacaggcagcagcagcacagcagcgaGAGGAGGACGATCAGCAAAAAGGAGACCAGGGTTCCAGCCGCGATCACACCCATCCGCTGGTTGGGCTCTGAAAGACGAGACACAGGGAATTATGGGTGTGCCACATTAACGTAGTGTGCCAGTTTCaacaaatctctctctctgtcatcgCTAACACTGGAGGACCTTGGCATATAGCAGATTATTATGATTTACTGCGCAAGTGAATGCAAATGACACAAGGAGAGGCCTTAGCTCACTGTATGTAATCTTTATTAATGTGATAGTTAGCTTTGATAATAAAGATGGAGCTCGACGTGAAGCATCTCTGAGGAATATTGCAACAGGCTGAAATTAAAGATTTCACTATTAATCTTATCTCCCTCAACGCGGGACCACTTGCGCTTTCATTGCTGATTTCCTGCAAGCAACTTCCCCTCTTTACTACACACACCCCCCCATCATAACTCATCGATGATTTATCAACACCCCTCCCTCCTTCAAGTGGGATCCACCCCAAAGATAATAAGTGCTGTAATTGCGTAAGCATGGACGGCCTTTTGGCGCTCGCAAGGACGGATGACACCGGAGGAGAGGCAAACCATCAGTTAAGGGGTAAGTAGCGGCGGCCCTTGGGTCTTTACACTATCACATCAGGCGGAGATGGATTGTTGGGCAGCCTGGGCGTGGCGTGTTGTCATTGCTCTGCGCTCACAGCTGGATAAAGATGATGTCCACTTGCCAAGATCCCTCCTACCTTTGTGTCCTAAACAACAATATTCTCCTCGCCTGCCTCCAAATGATCTCCTCTTTCCAAAcactttttcctccatttgcTGTCTCCCTTCCAAGTACTCTTTTTCTCTCATATTTTCtccctctttatttcttcttcttccttcctctctctctctctctctctctctctctctctctctggctggaCAGGAACTTAGCCAACAAACACAGCCATAAAAAGGACACCGGTCTGGGTCTGGAAACACTATCAAGGCCTCGCTACGTTAACTCTCCCACTACACACACTGACCTGAATAGACGTGTTTGTTGTTACTTTGTGTGTACAGCCAACTATTAGACATTTAATACACAGGCAGCGCTAGTGGCATCTGGCTCTTTGGACAAACAGTTCAGAGGGTTATAAGTCTTTCTGGTATGTGCAGTTCGAGTAAGAAATAACTGTTTGTCTCTGAGAAGAATTATTTAGAAAAACACTAGTTTCTGACAAGTGCTGTTCACTTAAAACCCTTTAAAACATAACTACAAAGCATGTGCTTCAAAGAAAGAAGATTTGCTTACGGAGATAGCAAGCGCCAGACACGGGATCACAGTTCTTGTCATTGCAAGAGCAGGTTTGGTTGCAGTTCACTCCATACTGGCCGGGTTGACAGGTCATATTGCAGCTTgagtacagaaaaaaacaacatctgttTAATTTTCATTCCAAGTGACAGATGCATGAAATAGGACACAGAAGAAGGGAAAAGGCATAAATGGGATCAGGTTTTTTGTTCCAGGCAAAAAATGTTCCTCTAATGGAAGTTTGTAGGAATTTAACTTTTCTATTTCACGTGTTCAATTTGTTCAATTCCCAAGAAGTGTTTGACAAAAGTAATAAGAAAGCCATCAACCATTTTCACGGTGTATTATAAAGCATAAACATGAGTTTTTTTGTGAGGTGTCTCAAGACTTACTATGTGCCATAAAATCCCGGGTCACACAAGCACTCTCCGGTGACAACATGACAGATGCCGTTAAAACAGTGACTGCAGTTGTTCTCGCAGTTCTCCCCATATGTGCCGTTGGGGCAGCGCACCTCGCACCTATCGCACACAAGAGGAATGTCATGAttacagtcatttttcaagtttAGCTGTATGAGTCACAGACATTATCACAGTATGGAAAATAGTACAGTAACTATTAGTTAAAGGCACAACTActctttttaaagaggacctattatgctattattttcaggttcatacttgtattttgggcttctactagaacatgtttaaaaaacgctttatttttctcataccggctgtgctgcagcacctcttttcatcctctgtctgaaacgctctgtttgagttcctgccccccccctcttctctgattggtcagctggcctactctgttgtgattggtcaaattaATCAAagtctttggactccgctccagcaccgctctaactagctttgtttgagggcgtgacAATCTAGCCGCtgggcaggtattatgcaaatttggtacttagtgacatcactatgttacagaagaaaaggcaggacttcaagcaaggtgtttcaggcagtttaggatcagtgtttctgtgggggataGTAACTCCTTTTGGACTGGACTTTGTTATGCCTTTgtttagccctgattttttcTCTCCCCGACAGTTTTCggagctccccgacaaaagccccagatcagaggcgaATTGGCCTTTGGCTCGCCGCTCGCACATCGGTGCTTGAGCGTCATGTgtcacaaaagcataataggtcctctttaactctGAAAGTGCTAAAGTGCTACgaaaaagaagtctgactgaacaacaaaaatatttttttcatatttcttttacaCATTTCTAAATTGTATCGTGTGTGTTTTCGTACCTGTCCCCAATCCAGCCAGGGTTACAGTGAGAGCACTTGCCATGAATGGGGTCGCAGTGGTGACCGTCTTTGCAGGTGGGACACACTTCCTGGCAATTTTCGCCAAAGAAGCCTTTGGAGCAGAGCTGGTCACACCGTGTCCCATTCCAGCCCCTGTCACAGGTGATGCAGCGACCCTCTGTCACCTTACAGGGCTGCTGGCCCTTGCAGTGTCCACACCTGTGGTCAGCCaaggaaaacagaaaaacaactctCATTTATCATGTTTATATGTCGTCTAAAGGTGATAAAACGGTTTAAGGATCTGAAACCTGATGGGAAGTATCTGTATTTGTATGCTTTCAATTGGTGCTTTAATGATCATTTAAagatgcagtgtgtaggatttggctctctctggagccagtgtttggtttgtccgttctgggctactgtagaaacatggcggactccatgaaaagaacctgctccctatgtagatatgaagggctcattttaagctgacaaaaacacaacaactcttagtttcaggtgattatacactaatgaaaacatagttatgaatattatattccatttctgctaatctCCGAAATGTTatgcactgttcctttaaagagggAGACAAACCATATTGAACTCTAACCATGTTCTTTTTTAGTTTATAGCTGTATGTAACTGTATGGTGTGAGAATGTCACAGTCCATGGAAGGTAAAGCACTTAACCTGAATTGCTTTTACATGTTGGCTGATGATTATGGGATAATGGGAATACCAACTCCCAAATCTCGCTTTATTATTGCTCCATTAAGTAACACGGTCAAATATTTTAAGGGTTATCAGCTGCAGCATATATCAAATCTTATTTCCTATAAAAACCACAAAATTGCACAATAAGATGGATCAGACAAGGGAATTGAACATTAGGCATCTGTGAAACTGCAtgtttcctgtgtgttttaTACGGTACATTTACTCTGTGCcaagatttttttccccacctgtTCCTGCAGTTTTGACCATAGAACCCGGCCGGACACGGCTCCCTGCAGAACTTCCCACGGTACCCTGGCGTGCAGGTACACGAGCCGTCCGCCTGGTTGCACTTGCCGTGGATGCACTGGCAGTAGCGTTCGCACCGCGGGCCCCACAGCCTCTCCCGGCACTGGCAGCGCCCCGTGAACTGGTCGCACGGTGAGTTGTTGCAGTTGCACTGGATTGCACAGTTCCTCCCCGTCCAACCGGGATTGCACATGCATCGCCCCGTCATTGAGTCGCAGATAGAGTTGATGCTGCAGTagcagttgttgttgcactggGGACCCCAGACGCCAGGGTGACATGTGCATCTGCCCGTCTCTTGGTCGCATTTTCCCTTTTGGCATAAGCAAGCGTTCTCGCAGTAAGGGCCCCAACGATTGTGGTTGCAGGTGCACTCGCCGGTCAAGTCATCGCACTGGCCGTTGGGGTAACAGTTACATTTCCCCTTGCAGTCAGGGCCCCAGAACTGGGCAGGGCACTCTGTTAAAAGATAATTGCAGTCATTAGGGAATGGGAAAAATGATTCTGACTTGTCAAATATCTTTATACACGAGTAAGTGTCTGCAACCAAGCTAGAAGCTCTGTGAGGATCAGTGGTGCTAAACCCTGACATTGCAACATAATCACAATGGCATGCTGATGTTTTGCAGGTACAATGTTTACAATGGTCACTATCTTTGTTTCGCATGTAAACCAACATATGCTATGCTATATGAACTACAGACAGAACTACATTGCCATCCCCAAAGCCAAGTCTAACGATATCAAAGTGCAGTGATTTCGACTTGTGCTGTAGTTTTTGATTTTTAATGAGAGCTGAAAACTGGcatataacatgtaaaatatttTCTATTCATTTGGCCTCTGTAGACAAGAGACAAAAGGTAGAAATGCTCATAAAAATGTAAGAAATCCCTTACTGGTGTCACAGCTAGCTCCAAAGTATCCATGACGACAGCGACATTCATTCGGCCTGACACACACCTCATTCTCCTTGCAGGTGAAGTTGCCTTCGCAGAGAGCTTGGGTGAACAAGAACAGACCGTATTATTCAACTGGCTTTGCACAAGGAGCCCTGCTGATATTTGATGTCTGTGTGGTACATACGTGTCAGGCATTCATCCCCTAACTGCCCCCATCCACCGCAGCACACAGATCCCGGTGATCTGGAAAAGAAGTTACGAGGTTGAGAATGAGAAGGGGGGAATGATGAAGAATCTGGCTAAAGTACAGCGAAACAAACACATATCAAAGGCGGCAGCTTCCACACCCAACACTTGCCTCTTTGATCTCACACTTCTTATTGATGTGGCTGATGCCAACTCCTGTGAACGTATGCGGGGCATTGTACATGACGCATGTGTTTAGAACAGGGTTGTATAATTATCTGAATATGGGTCATTCCCAGCCCTTAAACCCTTGAATCTGTGTCATTTTCTTTAGGTTTCCTCAGCCTTTTGGGGGGAATGTGGATATTCAGAGACAATATTTTAGCAGCCAAGTTTTAGGCCTGTCAGGAAAGGACGGAtgcgtctcctcttcctcccacgcCTGTGACCTCTGTGGGGCCCCTGCAACACGTCAGCTTCCCCCAAAGTGTTTGAAGATGGCAGTTTGCTTTCAGTCAATGAGCAGGGAGCAACgctgtttttttaatgctgcCAAAACAGGCGCGTGGTGGAGATCACAGGTCTACACTCTGTGTGCTTTCACTTGTTACGGAAGGAAGATGATTTCTAAATAAGCCTTTTACCATTTTATGCACATAACATGACACTGGAGTCAATTTTTTTCCAACTGTGCTGCTCCAAATTCGACATGTATGGCGTTAACCCTTGTTGACCTTTTGACACAATCCATGTCAGCACTAGAAAGAGAGATTGCATTCACTGTTGTGTAGAAAATAATTAGGTGTTTAGAAGCACAGCGGCACTCCTGTTTGCCTTTCATTATTACATATAATGTTATCATATCGTATCAACTACCTTTTGCTGAGAAATTCAATAGCTGCTCTTTAACTGATTCAAAAAGCTGTTTTTCGGCATCGGTGCTGAAAGCATCGCATTCAAGTCAGAGAGAAACatgatggggaaaaaaacaagtgagTGGTGAGTGGAGAGTTCACTGCAATGAATGTTGAATACTGGAGGGAGGGTAAAGTGTCAGACTTTTAGAGCAGTGAAAGCCAGTGCTATTTATATATCACACTGGAAACTTCACAAAGCACTAAAACGGGCTATATGTTTGTGGTAAATGACTGATTTGTTGCCCTGTGAAGCAAAGAACAAGCTATGAGATCCTGACAGCACAACTTCAACTTTTGAATAGCAGCTCTTGACTACTTTCCATTTCATTCTGACTGCACGAAAAGATGCAGCGTGTGgcttttgagatatttcagatTTGCTCCAAAAACGTTGACGTtacaagaaacaaaataaaccaAGCACATGATTTCCTATCACACATCTTTTATGGCATGTTGGAGAACGAGCCCTGGACTACGTTTGCTGCCAAAATTTCAAAACTCTTCTTAGACATCAATCCAACAAGTTTGGATGCTGCAGTCAGCAATTGTGGAGCTTTGGTTTGGGTTCATTGGAATCATTCCACAGGCTCAGCTGTAATCCTAGAGGTCAGGAAATGTTTTTTGGATGCTTTAacttttgagagaaagagagagctgtCTAGATATGTGGATTCCTAGAATATAATTCTATTAGTTTTCAAGTATTGtatctttattttgaaatatcaaCCAACATGTTTcccctttaaatattttataaccTTCATTATCACTcaaaaaaagtgtaatttaAAAGTGCATTATGTGTTATCAAACGATGCCACGAATACTGTTAAGGTTAATGAGAGCGCCCCCTACAGAGCGATGAAAACACTCCTGTTCCAGATGCACACATCTGTATAGCTGCTTTCTTCAAtggactcctcctcctcctgctgctgtacAGCGGACTGGGAACACGTTATatgtaaaaaagaaagtgaaatgaaataatATATCGAATATATCTGTATTAATGTGAATgctttatataaaataaaagtttagAGAACAAAGTCAGTGGTtgattttaaagatttacagtgatttttttccactttagtGAAAACCGTTATTCGTGCATGAGGCCAACACTGCAAAAAAATGTTATTGATGTCTtatgctcagttttaaaacccTGTTATTGTTCCAATCAACTGGAAATTACTTGAGGAATAAGATGACATGTATTTAGTGCAATTCCAAGACTCTTTTAACGAAAACCTGAAGCAACAAGGAACAAAATGTCACAAGGAAAACTTCTAAACGCGCAACCAGTGGAATAAATACCCTATATTATGTTCTTGATGCTTACCCAGGTGCTTTGCATACATTCCTGCCTTTGGGGTTGAGTTCTTGGCTGAAACCGGAGCaaaagaacagacaaaccaccGCAACAACAGCAAAAGAGTTCTTCACTTCCATTGTAGAAGCAGCAGCATCCTTCTAGACGCCGTTTCCACTCCGCATTTCCCCTCTCCGGAAAGTGATGATGGTGGCTTTTTCACTGGCTTTTTAAACACTCCGATTTGGTTTTACGCACATAATAATCCTGATGTATCTGCTTGGTAAAGACCAAAATCCTTGTCCCCCAAAAAAAGGTGATTAAAAAACTTCTTGCAACCACCTACGCCATCGAGAAAGTCAGCAGCAAAGAAAAGTGACCAGCGACTGCTGCTATCCAAAACCGAGCAGCTGGAAATAAGTCATAAAACTTGCAAATCACAGTATTCTTGATAAACTCTGTTCTCCTGCAGTGCGCACTTTATTCCATAAAAGTTGCTAAAAGAGTTCATCATGCAAAGCCCGTGTGTCCAGACTcatgatgaaataaaaaacttttttccaaAACAATGCTCTTTCTCTACGCGCGTGGAAACGTGTGGATATATGATGATAGTcttgacaaaaaagaaatgcagagCGAATTAGCTGCCTTTCGCTTTTTTCCTCTCGGAGGAGAAGAGCTTAATCCGTAACTTTTGTCCTCTCTTGCGCTCTCAGGAGTGGCAGGAGGGAAATTCCTGATTTGTTACTCTATCTTTGGCTTTGTGCGCCATGCGTGCGCCACCAAATTTACataggcctgtgtgtgtgtgtgtgcaacaggGTCTGTTTCAATGGCATTGCTTAAAACAATGTCTGGTTGCCAAGTCTGttattttaacaaataaaaagttaattaGGACAAAAAAACATAGTTCTAATGTATGATGAAAATTGGCACTATTTATCATTCTTATCAATAATAGTTGCGCATTTTACGCATCTGTGAATCGTTCAATTTTAAAAGACAGAATTGAAGATGTGATTTGTATTTTCAGTATTCTACTTTTAAAAAAGCACTAATTTAAGGTAGCTTTTTAATTGATGCAtggggagagtgtgtgtgtgcctttatgtgtgtgtgtgtgtgtgtgtgtgtgtgtgtgtgtgttgtgggtgGAGGGGGCAGCAGTGTTATAACTGTGTTAGACAATAGCTCCCCCATCTGTTAACACCAACGAAGTGATTGTGGCATATGGCACCTCCTGCACTCAAAGTGCAAGGTCTCTTATTAATAggctttcatgtttttttttgtatccatTAAGTCAGATGCATCATAACATCCAGTCCAATGCCTTTCTCCACTAATGGCTGCACAATGCctgcttgtttttctcacaAGAGCACATCCCATTGTGGATCATCAGGGGTCTTTGAAGGGGTTTAGGACCAAAATAAAGTATCATTAATCCTCTACAAAATATTATGACATGAATGTATTTTAATTACTGGCATAATCCATAATTATCCATTTGTCAACTAAACCcactgccaaaatcaaaacagaaaacTGCTACGAGCCCAAATTATttgacaggttttttttttttatataaatggcTTAACATTAGATTAATGAATGGTTTCTGGTGTTTTGACTGCAATTCAAATGGTCAAAAAAGGACTTTAAGTTATGTAATTCATGTGCACCGAGAGTTATGCATGACAAACATGTTCCAGAGGTGAATTGTGGGTCATAGATAGCATGAGATTGTTTGTCCGCAGAAAGGTAAAGTACTCAGAGTCATTTGTTGCTTATGTGGCCAGCATGTAAGGGCAAATTATGTGGCTGACTATCGGCCAATTCCATGGTGAGGTATTTTTCCATGTAagaaagttttctgaaatgattGTCAAGTTGTGTAAGACGAATAGGTGCAAGGGTGCTCCCTTTAAAAGGGGGTATATCATGAAAAACATACTTTTCCAGTGCTTATGCACATCCATTTGGGTacctggagttcctaccaagcCACAAACTGGGAAATAAGACAACAGTATTTGTGGACtgcagaaaacatgtgattcatcaagccattcagatttgtctccccttcctatgtcacatgcaggctcattagaatagaCCGCCCACAGATTGAGacctacctttgcaaaggtgcaccatatttttctcgcatgccaatcagagcagactgggctttttcagggaGGGACGCTTAAAGAGAcgggcactaaaacggagcgtttcagacagagagtgaatacaggtatattaagacagacagcatgagtaaaataatgtgtttttaatattaaagcatgtaaacatgttcttgtagaaacccaaaatacaaatatgaacctgaacatgagcatgatatgtctcctttaagtaaaagtatcaatGCCATAATGGATAAAcacattacaagaaaaagtaCACAAATTTCACAAAGTAAAATTTGGTTTTAATCAGCCAGATGTAGCCTATACTTAGAACATTCTGTTGAACATATTGCTTCTGCACTATTGTGCAGCGTAGCCTATAGTCTTTTCTCATAGGTATGTTATTCtagttaatttattatttaaagggccagtgtgtaactttttacacgtataaatcaatccgggtcggtgtcccatgtgcgctcgtgTGTGACTACGCTGTtaagactcagactccaacaaaaactacacggaagcaccaaaaccgtaaagttatatctagtgaagcccgtcttgcaaaacagtgtcggccgcggtcggaggacgcgggggagaccgtagctttggtctccagggccggagtctctgctgtactctgctcctctgcgtgcttgccttcactcagctcgctccacctcacgtgcatgcgcgcacactacccACTGCAGaatagttagtttagctctgagaatatctagtgaatgtacagtggacgtttgtgcagaaataactgctgcagctcctccagaccaacagaggtgtcccatgtcttgtgaagtgacagggctccgcagcgagaaacgttatcgtctccgaccggtgccggtgtcttccctgttccctccgaccgcggtccggaggctgaagcaggaaaagccaacactaggatcagcattgattcatggagagaccttcgtctggtcagctaacattactgccaagcaggtgaaatatagattgatattgtgattttagctgatgtgtgtcgcctcactgttttgagcgatgctcgttcatgtctatgtagagcgagcaaaagcccgacgctgacattcgttgacttaacggcagcaggtgtcgctgttaacaagcaattctgattcttacaaacagtccctttaattatgccttatcatttgtttttaaaaaatctttacTGCTGTAACACTGCAATTTCCCATCTATCCATAATCGACTTATCTTTCTGTGGAAGCTGGTCGATGTAGATAATGGCATTTAAgcggacaggaagtaaacatggacccacgctgttgcctagcaacgcaattccatttaAACATctacttgttttttgtttaaaatgtagCCACAAAGAAAATAGACCTACACCAACAGACTGCTTGTTGTCTATAACGAGATATAGCCTTAACCACTGCTGCAATGTGCTGAAACTATGGATGTATAAAAGGCTGAAACATAGAAGAGTCTCACAGTCACACTGGGTGTACACCTGCTCAGGGCGCATGATATGAATATACGGTTTGGGAGTGTGTTTGTTACGTCACAGACTCTCCACCAACCAGGTGATGCTCCTGTCTGGCTCCGGATCTGTTTACACTGCAGCGTGCGCAGCTTTGCACTAACTtggtagtctgcgtaactttacaCTGGCAGATGGTTCTGCGTTACTTCACTGACATCTACCCACCTCCTCCAGGCTGATGTTTCATGTTAAAGCCGTGCCAGCCCTCCTGACACGGGCAGGGACGGACATCCCCTTCAAGCGGTTTGTCCTCTGCAGCTCTGGAAGACTCCGGTCCCCTACGACCTCGGCGACCCGCACGGAGCCGCGGGACGATGTCAGCAGCCGGTCGGAGTTTACCGGACAGCccgggagaggaggaggaagaggaggaagagacggGACCAGCATCTCCGTAGACTTTGGCCAGTCCCGGGGGGCGTATAAGAGCAAAGACTCGTTAGAGCTGCTCAGAAGTTTGGTGGTTTTCAAACTGTGCTCCTATGACTTCCTGGTTGATAAGAACACAGAGGTAACTAGGTGCTATCTTACCTGTCTGACCTATTATATCTCACCTGTCACACCTATCTTACCTGTTTCACCTATCTTACCTATTATATCTTACCTATTATATCTTACCTATTATAGCTTAACTCTCTTACCTATTATATCttacctgtctcacctgtctcacctatCTTACCTATTATATCTTACCTGTTATATCttacctgtctcacctgtctcacctatCTTACCTATTATATTACCTATTATATCTTACCTATCTTACTTATCTTACCTATTATATCTTACCTATCTTATCTTACCCATCTTATCTTACCTATTGTATCTTACCTATTATATCTTACTTATCTTACCTATTGTATCTTACCTGTCTCACCTATCTCACCTGTCTGACCTATTAtatctcacctgtctcacctatCTTGTCTCACCTATATTACCTATTATATTACCTATTATATCTTACCTATTATATCTTACCTATTATATCTTACCTATCTTATCTTACCTATTATATCTTACCTATCTTACCTATTATATCTTACCTATTATATCTTACCTATCTTATCTTACCCATCTTATCTTACCTATTGTATCTTACCTATTGTATCTTACCTAATATATCTTACCTATTATATCTTACTTATCTTACCTATTATATCTTACCTGTCTCACCTATCTCACCTGTCTGACCTGGCAACCCGCCGGTGCTATATGTGACGTTTGACTGTCATAGTTTAGGTGGGAAAAAGG from Sebastes fasciatus isolate fSebFas1 chromosome 6, fSebFas1.pri, whole genome shotgun sequence includes the following:
- the scarf2 gene encoding scavenger receptor class F member 2, coding for MEVKNSFAVVAVVCLFFCSGFSQELNPKGRNVCKAPGSPGSVCCGGWGQLGDECLTPLCEGNFTCKENEVCVRPNECRCRHGYFGASCDTKCPAQFWGPDCKGKCNCYPNGQCDDLTGECTCNHNRWGPYCENACLCQKGKCDQETGRCTCHPGVWGPQCNNNCYCSINSICDSMTGRCMCNPGWTGRNCAIQCNCNNSPCDQFTGRCQCRERLWGPRCERYCQCIHGKCNQADGSCTCTPGYRGKFCREPCPAGFYGQNCRNRCGHCKGQQPCKVTEGRCITCDRGWNGTRCDQLCSKGFFGENCQEVCPTCKDGHHCDPIHGKCSHCNPGWIGDRCEVRCPNGTYGENCENNCSHCFNGICHVVTGECLCDPGFYGTYCNMTCQPGQYGVNCNQTCSCNDKNCDPVSGACYLQPNQRMGVIAAGTLVSFLLIVLLSLLCCCCLCRHKDDHNKKAKRILCGRFSRISTKLPRIPLRRQKLPKVVVAHHDPENTFNCSFIEPPSVAEQPSPSSWSSQESFSSFESGDEGPVYCVPHEESVNESKEKRSPSPAAEKPEAVANEDDAGEYTSLKDTSITKPEGSEQPLLKSSDSEGSTSGSESTTAALYARIARLSKQSKEEDGDRTPTPEVKRNGKPPPSPGRPKPRPPDPSTKPKVSWIHGNTTGQPEQQGQGGMKALAVPKEKKRSSSDGSAKSEERQKMKERSREQQKKQEVKEADANGSPSKHKPLRGKKSGDEHSSPSHMEHINGVVQNALKKISNFHSSSSEKKSADSPKETPKEPPKSPKVIHPHMNSEAATLLAAQLKEKTQSINRNEGTGLTKTNGLSTPKGNREKPTPPQKAKRTPSSGLSQQGSTKPMLPTSSSLQKMVAPVATDLGTPEAKSPEKQDLNGSRAGDPMLDATPKKTPIKKPPRKKGKEGTLDTSEIKTPQQKTAIMPPQVVK